A single genomic interval of Musa acuminata AAA Group cultivar baxijiao chromosome BXJ3-4, Cavendish_Baxijiao_AAA, whole genome shotgun sequence harbors:
- the LOC135636136 gene encoding protein PLASTID MOVEMENT IMPAIRED 1-RELATED 1-like: MIGKPTFGKGKPGSSGGSDQQGNARFLHEIEALSKALSVDPKQPRHPRSSSDDRRSISAGRSHLKAPSNPKPSSSDKQKDKKKPGSSSLWGWNPIKKALSHIGGHRRFDCCFSLHVHSIEGLPAALAGASLAVYWRRTTDPVSSAAATRPARVLHGAALFGESLTYRCSVHGARSGPGGTAKYEARHFLIYPALTVGAPGLDLGRHLVDLTRVLPATLEELEDAEKAFGKWSTSYRLSGKARGASLNVSFGFSLVGNNSVDAREREGSRMLNLEEGGLDKVNWQGPMAPAGSRLQHHGRCQSVKDVKVLHEVLPSSKSDALALANFERQAKPEKSNDSKELPTLDADAKRELQIIVEQIQSTELRTCLVSELLEGTEEEPQLLDGIEVESHLPKPCILPEAVKGSDERECDEPKFMVIEHGVEIVSKDRTCKTSGDIEIDESAGDDEVGEARKEGLDAKPEEPVAEMAQQESHNLHDASLLTGEAKMEEGSDMKIHEPDAEEAEHDIYSPQEGTLLAVDPPVQDLDSIFGELSVLELGEFESPDIQGKPTKQLSHGDIKSNYKMANLLSRSRSLDAVTESVASEFLSMLGIEHSPFGLSSDSDPDSPRERLWKQFEKESLASGENIFGLDAGMEKQPYWDELSDGLDLSVIIQEAETELQNAELAMNNMKSRAKMLEDAETEALMHAWGLNEEAFHCSPPGSGGGFGSPIDLPPEEPLELPLLGEGLGPIVQTKDGGFLRSMNPLMFRNAKNKENLIMQVSSPIVVPAEMGSGIMEILQRLASVGIEKLSRQASKLMPLEDITGKTMQQIAWDSATALDSCERNDLLENHYPETGLAASHNVSGRRKKGNGMSLASSSTGEMISEYVSLEDLAPMAMDKIEALSIEGLRIQTGMSDEEAPSNVSPQSIGEISALEGKGADNSWSLGLEGTAGLQLLDIKDSGHDVDGLMGLSITLDEWMKLDSGIIDEEDQDSDRTSKILAAHHANSMDLICGEWKEDKRGRKKSGRKWGLLGNNFTVALMVQLRNPLRNYEPVGTPMLALIQVERVFVPPKPKIYSTVSEKGNSEQEDEVETESKPLTKEEKHEEEVIPQYKITEVHVVGLKTEPNKRSLWGNPKQQQSGSRWLLATGMGKSNKHPFMKSKTVAKPSQDMTAKVQPGDTLWSISSRVHGSGAKWKELAALNPHIRNPNIIFPNETIKLR; encoded by the exons ATGATTGGGAAGCCCACCTTCGGCAAGGGCAAACCCGGCAGCAGCGGCGGGAGCGACCAACAGGGCAACGCTCGCTTCCTTCACGAGATCGAAGCCCTCAGCAAAGCCCTATCCGTCGACCCCAAGCAGCCCCGACACCCACGGTCTTCCTCCGACGACCGCCGGTCCATCTCCGCCGGCCGATCTCACCTCAAGGCCCCCTCCAATCCCAAGCCCTCCTCCTCCGACAAGCAGAAGGATAAGAAGAAGCCCGGGTCTTCGTCCCTTTGGGGCTGGAACCCTATCAAGAAGGCCCTCTCCCACATCGGCGGCCACCGCCGCTTCGACTGCTGCTTTTCCCTCCATGTCCATTCTATCGAGGGCCTCCCGGCGGCCCTCGCTGGTGCCTCGCTCGCTGTGTACTGGCGCCGCACCACCGACCCcgtctcctccgccgccgccactcGCCCGGCCCGCGTCCTCCATGGCGCTGCTCTGTTTGGGGAAAGCCTCACCTACCGCTGCTCCGTGCACGGCGCCCGCAGCGGGCCGGGCGGCACGGCCAAGTATGAGGCGCGGCACTTCCTGATCTACCCCGCTCTCACGGTCGGCGCCCCTGGGCTGGACCTCGGGCGCCACCTGGTGGACCTCACCCGCGTGCTGCCAGCCACACTCGAGGAGCTCGAGGATGCGGAGAAGGCGTTCGGCAAGTGGAGCACGAGCTACCGGCTTTCGGGTAAGGCAAGGGGAGCATCCCTCAATGTCAGCTTTGGGTTCTCACTGGTGGGAAATAATTCTGTGGATGCACGAGAGAGGGAGGGGTCCAGAATGTTGAATTTGGAGGAAGGAGGGCTCGATAAGGTCAATTGGCAGGGCCCGATGGCTCCTGCGGGAAGCCGGCTTCAACATCATGGCCGGTGCCAGTCAGTGAAGGATGTTAAGGTACTTCATGAGGTCTTACCGAGCTCCAAGTCAGATGCCTTGGCCTTGGCTAATTTTGAGAGGCAAGCGAAGCCAGAGAAGTCCAATGACTCTAAGGAACTTCCAACTTTGGATGCTGATGCAAAGCGagagcttcagatcattgtggaaCAGATTCAATCTACAGAGTTGAGGACTTGCTTAGTATCAGAGCTCTTGGAAGGAACTGAGGAAGAGCCTCAGCTCTTGGACGGAATTGAGGTGGAGTCGCATCTGCCGAAGCCATGTATATTGCCGGAGGCTGTCAAAGGAAGTGATGAACGGGAGTGCGATGAGCCCAAATTCATGGTGATCGAACACGGGGTAGAGATTGTATCAAAAGACCGGACTTGCAAAACCAGTGGTGACATTGAGATTGACGAGTCTGCTGGTGATGACGAAGTGGGTGAGGCCAGAAAGGAAGGACTGGATGCGAAACCAGAAGAACCAGTTGCGGAAATGGCTCAGCAGGAAAGCCATAATCTGCATGATGCTTCATTGTTGACTGGTGAGGCCAAAATGGAAGAAGGGTCAGATATGAAGATACATGAACCCGATGCGGAAGAAGCTGAGCATGACATCTATAGTCCACAAGAGGGCACATTGTTGGCTGTGGATCCACCGGTGCAAGACCTAGATTCTATCTTTGGTGAGCTCTCGGTTCTTGAATTAGGGGAATTTGAGTCTCCAGATATCCAAGGCAAACCAACCAAGCAACTGAGTCATGGGGACATTAAGTCTAACTACAAGATGGCAAATTTGCTGAGCAGGTCCCGTAGCTTAGATGCTGTCACGGAGTCTGTTGCCAGTGAATTCTTAAGCATGCTAGGTATAGAGCATAGTCCTTTCGGATTGAGTTCGGACAGTGATCCAGATTCACCAAGGGAGCGGTTGTGGAAGCAATTTGAGAAGGAATCACTAGCTTCAGGTGAAAATATCTTTGGTCTTGATGCTGGAATGGAGAAGCAGCCCTATTGGGATGAACTTTCAGATGGTCTTGATCTCTCAGTAATTATTCAAGAAGCTGAGACAGAGCTTCAGAACGCGGAACTGGCAATGAACAACATGAAATCCAGGGCTAAAATGCTGGAAGATGCAGAAACAGAAGCTTTGATGCATGCATGGGGCTTGAACGAAGAGGCCTTTCATTGCTCTCCGCCTGGGAGCGGCGGTGGATTTGGTAGTCCCATCGACCTCCCTCCGGAAGAGCCACTTGAGTTGCCACTGCTTGGTGAGGGCTTGGGTCCTATTGTTCAAACAAAAGATGGAGGTTTTTTGCGGTCCATGAACCCTTTGATGTTTAGGAACGCAAAGAACAAagagaacttgatcatgcaggtgTCCAGCCCCATTGTGGTTCCTGCAGAAATGGGTTCTGGGATCATGGAGATATTGCAGCGATTAGCTTCAGTGGGCATTGAAAAACTATCAAGGCAAGCAAGCAAGCTGATGCCGCTAGAAGATATCACTGGTAAGACAATGCAACAGATAGCCTGGGATTCTGCAACTGCTCTGGATTCTTGTGAAAG GAATGACTTATTAGAAAATCATTATCCAGAAACAGGGTTGGCTGCTTCTCATAATGTCTctgggaggaggaagaaaggtAATGGCATGTCTCTAGCTTCCTCCAGCACTGGGGAAATGATATCTGAATATGTTTCACTGGAGGATCTAGCTCCAATGGCAATGGATAAGATTGAAGCCCTTTCAATTGAGGGGTTGAGAATACAGACAGGCATGTCTGATGAAGAAGCACCTTCAAATGTTAGCCCCCAGTCTATCGGAGAAATTTCAGCATTGGAAGGAAAAGGAGCCGACAATAGCTGGTCTCTAGGTCTGGAAGGCACAGCTGGATTACAGCTTTTGGACATTAAAGACAGCGGGCACGATGTAGATGGCTTAATGGGTTTGTCTATAACACTAGATGAGTGGATGAAGCTTGATTCAGGCATAATTGATGAGGAAGATCAGGACAGTGATCGAACATCGAAGATTCTGGCAGCCCATCATGCTAATTCAATGGACTTGATTTGTGGTGAGTGGAAGGAAGACAAGAGAGGTAGGAAAAAATCTGGTAGAAAGTGGGGATTGTTGGGGAATAACTTCACTGTTGCTCTGATGGTACAGCTCCGGAATCCCTTAAGGAACTATGAGCCAGTGGGCACGCCAATGCTTGCTTTAATTCAAGTTGAGCGAGTTTTTGTTCCCCCGAAACCTAAAATATACAGCACTGTTTCAGAAAAGGGaaacagtgaacaagaagatgagGTTGAGACTGAAAGCAAACCATTGACCAAGGA